Genomic window (Jeotgalibacillus haloalkalitolerans):
GTCAGAGCTGAATGTAATGTGAAGGTATTCAGATCAGATGATGAATTTAAAGCAAAGCAACAGCTGAAGGATTCAGTTATTTTTAACACGAACTTCAAAAAACTGCGTTTTGTATCAGACTTGAAAATGATGAGCCTTGACACAGTACTTTACGTGCCTAAAGCGAGCTACGAAAGATGGGATATCCGCCTGTTCAATGGTAAGTTCCAGTCTGAAGGCGGCAATGTCAATAAAGTAAAAGTCCGTACAGCGAACGGAAAAATTGAGCTGTCTAATATGCTGATTGAAAAAGCTGAGCTTGAAACAGCTAACGGCGGCATCAACGTGGAAAACACACGTGCAGATCTGATTGAAGCAGAGTCAGTAAATGGCAAGGTAAATGTAGAGGGCGCACTTGATGAAATCGATGCGCAGTCTGTAAATGGAAAGATCGTCTGCAGTACGTCAAGTTCTTCTGCGCGACGTATCGAAGCCAAGTCGCTTGCAGGTCCGATTGAAATCAATGTACCTGACACCGTTTCGCTTGATGGGACACTCAGAACCAACTTCGGAAAGCTGAAGGTGGATTTTCATGAGATGGATCATTTAGAAGAGCGCGAGGAAATGATGCAGCGCAGACTGAATTTCAGAAAAGACCGCGAAGGCGCATCAAAGCTCTATATCACTGCTGATGCAAAAACCGGAGCAGTCACTGTCAAATCTTATTCTAAAAACAATGAAACGAACGCTTAAATCATTCGTCTAATCAGATGACCAGGAATCACTAATATAAAAAAGACAGCCTGATGCGCGTCCCCCCAGACAAGCGCATCAGGCTGTTTTGTTTATCACATGGGGAACAGTTATTTGTAGCAATCTTGTTCTGAGTTGTAGCAATTGAAGTCCGGTATGTAGCGATACACCCGGAGACTTGTAGCAATCAACCTGGCATCCGGTAGTAATCCACCGCTATCTATGACATATTCACTCAAAAAGTCACTGCACCACACCCTCTTCATGCCTTTAAGAAACCAAAAGACTGTTTCCCAAGTGCATGAAGTTCATGTTGGCGCCGTTGACTGTCGCACGGTTGCCAGCGATGTATCGATACACCCGGGTTGAACGCTGTATATGCACTCGCGACTGTCACATCTACACCACTGACCGTTGTATTCACCAAGTCCACAAAACCATCAGCTCTCTAAATAACCAAAAATGTTTCCGAGTCCCCACTTCATGGTATAGTACAATAAATACATAAGGCGGGTGAGGCAGATGGAGACGTTTATTAACCGGATCATGTGGTTTGGTTTCAGTACGGTTGGTGCAGCATTTCTTGGGACAGGCGTATTGTTTGTGGTGCTGGCGCTGATCACGATGAATGCTGATATTATGGGCTTTTTTAAATGGATTTTGCTAATTTTCCATTGGGGTGTCGGAGGTATCAGTCTGCTGATTTCAGTGGCGATCCTGGCGATTGGTCTGAAATTACGTTTTTCTTCAGGAAAACAGAATTCGGAAGTATCGAGTGCAAATTAAAAAGACGTCAGGGGTATGAATCCCCGGACGTCTTTTTAATTTTGTTCTACGATTTTATCATTGCTTCAAATCCTGCTTTCTTGAGTGCTGCTGCCTGCTTTTCCGCGTTTTCTTTTTTGGAAAATGCCCCGGTTTGAACAAAATAGGTGGCAGCTGATTTTCCAAGGTGCGCTAATATACCGGCGGCAATCGCTTCTCCACAGGCTTTGCGATACCTTTCACTTGCAAGCAGCTGCTTCTCCTCACGATTGGTCATAAACCCGCATTCCACCAGTACAGACGGCATTTTTGTTTCGCGAAGCACGTGAAAGTCCGCTGTTTTTACGCCTCTGTCAGGTCTTTTCGTACTTTTAATCACATGCTGATGAATGGTTTGTGCAAGTTTTTTCTCTTCATCTGAGTGGAGCGGATGAATATAGGTTTCGATTCCCTGCACCCCGTTCCAGATGGATCCGCCGAATGCGTTTGCGTGGATGGAAACGTAGAGGTCGGCCCGGCCGTTATTAGCCAGATCTGTTCTTGCTGAGAGTGATACATCCGTGTCATCCCGGTGCGGTGTTAAAACGGTGATGCCTGCCTGAAGCAATACTTTTTTCGCTGCGAGTGCTGCCGCTTTGTTAAATGCGTATTCGTTCATTCCGTCAGGGCTTCGTTTTCCAGGTGTGTTGTAGCTGTGTCCTGCATCAATACATACAATTGGCATGATTATTCTCCTTTAATCAATGGATTGTGAACGCTGAATCCTGCATTCGCTTAACAGATCGTCGCGATATAACAAATCAGACACCTTTTCAAAAATGTTTCGGTTTTCTAATGTAGTGCTTCATTTTTCAAAGTGCTACAATAGACTGTATGTGAGAGAAGCAGGGAGGTTCATGATGGCTAAAGTAACGACGAATGAAATTATTGAGAAGTTCAAAATGGAGCTTGTGAGCGGGGAGGAAGGAATTCACCGCCCGATCACAACAAGTGATATTTCGAGACCGGGTCTGGAGATGGCAGGTTATTTCAGCTATTATCCTGCTGAGCGGATTCAGCTGCTCGGACGGACGGAGATGTCTTTTTATGAGCTGCTGTCGACGGATGAGAAGAAGGACCGGATGAGACAGTTATGTACAGATAATACGCCTGGTATTATTCTGTCTCGTGATATTGAGGTGCCAAAGGAATTGATTGAGGCTTCTGAGCTGAGTCAGGTGCCTGTCATGAGAACACCTGTCAAGACGACACGTTTTTCAAGTCGTCTGACAAACTTTTTAGAAAGCAAGCTTGCCCCGACCACTGCGCTGCATGGCGTGCTTGTGGATATTTACGGTGTGGGTGTTTTAATTACGGG
Coding sequences:
- a CDS encoding N-acetylmuramoyl-L-alanine amidase, which translates into the protein MPIVCIDAGHSYNTPGKRSPDGMNEYAFNKAAALAAKKVLLQAGITVLTPHRDDTDVSLSARTDLANNGRADLYVSIHANAFGGSIWNGVQGIETYIHPLHSDEEKKLAQTIHQHVIKSTKRPDRGVKTADFHVLRETKMPSVLVECGFMTNREEKQLLASERYRKACGEAIAAGILAHLGKSAATYFVQTGAFSKKENAEKQAAALKKAGFEAMIKS
- a CDS encoding DUF4097 family beta strand repeat-containing protein; translation: MENERKRILSMVEKGTITATEALTLLEALEKDGSKSTEHTTSSAHQETTYEQQSRSSHKTFSESHSEAGSGQGSQQKKEFPFNLDEMINDLFGTIEKKATEFKTEQNKKTARQQQKDKLTDFVQTAFEKVKGLNLEFNMGPSLEFKHVFESEKAELIDIEASISNGKLTIRPWDEDFVRAECNVKVFRSDDEFKAKQQLKDSVIFNTNFKKLRFVSDLKMMSLDTVLYVPKASYERWDIRLFNGKFQSEGGNVNKVKVRTANGKIELSNMLIEKAELETANGGINVENTRADLIEAESVNGKVNVEGALDEIDAQSVNGKIVCSTSSSSARRIEAKSLAGPIEINVPDTVSLDGTLRTNFGKLKVDFHEMDHLEEREEMMQRRLNFRKDREGASKLYITADAKTGAVTVKSYSKNNETNA